The following proteins are encoded in a genomic region of Corylus avellana chromosome ca4, CavTom2PMs-1.0:
- the LOC132176996 gene encoding alpha,alpha-trehalose-phosphate synthase [UDP-forming] 6-like — protein MVSRSYSNLLELASGESPSFGRMSRRIPRIMTVAGLISDIDDDPAESVCSDPSSSSAQRDRIIIVANQLPLRAQRKTDGSKGWIFSWDENSLLLQLKDGIGDDDIEVIYVGCLKEDIHPNEQDEVSQILLETFKCVPTFLPPDLFSRYYHGFCKQQLWPLFHYMLPLSPDLGGRFNRSLWQAYVSVNKIFADRIMEVINPEDDYVWVHDYHLMVLPTFLRKRFNRVKLGFFLHSPFPSSEIYKTLPIREELLRALLNSDLIGFHTFDYARHFLSCCSRMLGLTYESKRGYIGLEYYGRTVSIKILPVGIHMGQLQSVLSHTETEVKVAELLKQYCDQGRIMLLGVDDMDIFKGISLKLLAMEQLLRQHPEWQGKVVLVQIALPARGRGKDVKEVQAETSSTVKRINETFGRPGYDPVVLIDEPLTFYERIAYYVVAECCLVTAVRDGMNLIPYEYIISRQGNAKLDKLLGLEPTTPKKSMLVVSEFIGCSPSLSGAIRVNPWNIDAVADAMDSAIELAEPEKQLRHEKHYRYVSTHDVGYWARSFLQDLERTCREHVRRRCWGIGFGLSFRVVALDPNFRKLSMEHIVSAYKRTTTRAILLDYDGTLMPQASIDKSPTLKSIDILNSLCRDTNNMVFIVSARSRKTLSEWFSPCEKLGIAAEHGYFLRLKRDAEWETCVPVADCSWKQIAEPVMKLYTETTDGSTIEDKETSLVWSYEDADPDFGSCQAKELLDHLESVLANEPVTVKSGQNTVEVKPQGVSKGLVAKRLLSIMQEKGKSPDFVVCIGDDRSDEDMFEVITSSMAGPSIAPRAEVFACTVGKKPSKAKYYLDDTGEIVRLMQGLASVSAQTVSGHV, from the exons ATGGTGTCCAGATCGTATTCAAATCTTTTGGAGCTTGCCTCCGGCGAGTCTCCATCATTTGGCCGCATGAGTCGGCGAATTCCGCGTATTATGACGGTCGCCGGCTTGATATCCGATATAGATGATGACCCGGCGGAGAGTGTTTGCTCCGATCCTTCTTCGTCTTCGGCCCAGCGAGACCGTATCATAATAGTGGCTAATCAGCTCCCTCTAAGAGCTCAGAGGAAAACAGATGGCAGTAAGGGTTGGATTTTCAGTTGGGATGAGAAttcccttcttcttcaattgaAAGATGGTATAGGAGATGATGATATTGAGGTTATTTATGTGGGCTGTCTGAAGGAAGATATTCACCCAAACGAACAAGACGAGGTTTCCCAAATACTCCTTGAGACCTTTAAATGTGTCCCAACCTTTCTCCCACCGGATCTTTTTAGCCGGTACTATCATGGGTTTTGCAAGCAGCAATTGTGGCCATTGTTTCATTACATGTTGCCCCTATCGCCCGACCTTGGTGGTAGGTTTAACCGGTCGTTATGGCAAGCATATGTGTCGGTTAATAAGATTTTCGCAGATAGGATTATGGAAGTGATCAATCCCGAAGATGATTATGTGTGGGTACACGATTATCACCTGATGGTGTTACCGACTTTCTTGAGGAAAAGGTTCAATAGGGTAAAACTTGGGTTTTTCCTCCATAGTCCATTCCCTTCATCAGAGATTTATAAGACACTGCCTATTAGGGAAGAGCTTCTTCGGGCCCTTCTGAATTCAGATTTGATTGGGTTCCATACTTTTGATTATGCCCGGCATTTCCTATCCTGTTGTAGTCGGATGCTTGGTCTTACATATGAGTCCAAGCGCGGATATATAGGCCTCGAGTATTATGGTCGGACGGTTAGCATTAAAATTCTTCCAGTTGGTATACATATGGGCCAGCTGCAGTCTGTTTTGAGTCACACAGAGACTGAAGTGAAGGTTGCTGAGCTTCTCAAGCAGTATTGTGATCAGGGTAGGATAATGTTACTTGGGGTGGATGACATGGATATATTTAAAGGTATAAGTTTGAAGCTTTTGGCCATGGAGCAGCTTCTTAGGCAGCACCCAGAGTGGCAGGGGAAAGTAGTGCTTGTACAGATAGCCCTTCCAGCTAGGGGTAGAGGAAAAGATGTGAAAGAAGTTCAGGCTGAGACTTCATCAACTGTGAAGCGGATTAATGAAACCTTTGGAAGACCTGGATATGACCCTGTTGTCTTGATCGATGAGCCACTTACGTTTTATGAGAGAATTGCATATTATGTGGTTGCTGAGTGTTGTTTGGTCACAGCAGTGAGGGATGGGATGAATCTCATACCATACGAATACATAATCAGTCGCCAAGGGAATGCGAAATTAGACAAGTTACTGGGTTTGGAGCCAACCACCCCCAAGAAGAGTATGTTAGTTGTCTCTGAGTTCATTGGGTGCTCGCCATCTTTGAGTGGAGCAATTCGAGTGAACCCCTGGAATATTGATGCTGTTGCAGATGCAATGGACTCTGCCATTGAGTTGGCTGAGCCAGAAAAACAGCTCCGGCATGAGAAACATTATAGATATGTCAGTACCCATGATGTTGGGTATTGGGCTCGTAGTTTCCTTCAAGATTTGGAGAGGACATGTCGGGAGCACGTGAGGCGGAGGTGCTGGGGTATAGGATTTGGATTGAGTTTTAGAGTTGTGGCACTTGATCCAAACTTCAGGAAGCTCTCGATGGAACACATAGTTTCTGCTTACAAAAGGACTACAACAAGGGCAATTCTTTTAGACTATGATGGTACACTAATGCCTCAGGCTTCCATAGATAAGAGCCCAACCTTGAAGTCAATTGATATTCTAAATAGTCTGTGTAGAGATACAAACAACATGGTTTTCATTGTTAGTGCTAGAAGCCGAAAGACTCTTTCTGAATGGTTTTCTCCCTGTGAAAAGCTGGGAATTGCAGCTGAGCATGGCTACTTCCTAAG GCTGAAGAGAGATGCAGAATGGGAAACATGCGTACCTGTTGCAGACTGTAGTTGGAAGCAGATTGCAGAGCCAGTGATGAAACTGTACACTGAAACAACTGATGGGTCCACCATTGAAGACAAGGAAACTTCTCTTGTTTGGTCTTATGAGGATGCAGATCCAGATTTTGGGTCGTGCCAAGCTAAGGAACTTCTTGATCATCTTGAAAGTGTGCTTGCCAATGAACCAGTTACAGTCAAGAGTGGGCAAAATACTGTGGAGGTTAAGCCACAG GGTGTAAGCAAGGGACTTGTGGCCAAGCGTCTACTTTCCATCATGCAAGAGAAGGGAAAGTCTCCAGATTTTGTTGTGTGCATAGGAGATGACCGATCTGATGAAGACATGTTTGAGGTAATCACTAGTTCCATGGCAGGCCCATCCATTGCTCCCAGGGCTGAAGTTTTTGCATGCACGGTTGGTAAAAAACCCAGTAAGGCCAAGTATTATCTTGATGACACGGGGGAAATTGTTAGGTTGATGCAGGGTTTGGCTTCTGTTTCTGCACAAACAGTTTCCGGCCACGTTTAA